The Kluyveromyces marxianus DMKU3-1042 DNA, complete genome, chromosome 7 DNA segment TTTGGAAGTTCTCCCAGTAGTTCAAATGATCTCAAGTTATCGCTGATTTTCCAGACTTTTAGTGCACCATTCCAAGATCCCGAAATGAAGATATCGGAATATGGAACAGCATATATTGAGGTAATCCAATAAGGTTGTGCAATAGTACCGTCTTGCAATTGTGCGGCACGTACTTCTTCGTTTTTCTCTCCAGATATAGCAGTGTCAGCGGTCAATGGCACAATTCCATGTGCAACTCTCTCTGTGAAAAGtggcttcttcttggctATAGACCATAAACAGATGTTACCGTTATCTGAGCCAGTAACGAAGTGAGAATCATCAATCATACTAATGCAATCAATGCTTCCCTCTCCATAAAATTGCGGTggcttttccttcttttcactgCCGTTACTTAGGTTAATATCCCCTTGAGCTGCATCGGCATTGTTTTCACTCTCTGcttcttgattctttaaCCACTTTTTTCTTAGTCTTTCAGGATCATCTCCACCTCTGAAAGTCAATCTAGATTCATCTGCAATTTTCCATAACATAGCTGTACGATCTCTGGAGCCAACAGTAACACAACGTTCCATATTTAGTGCAGAAATATCAATTACTAAGTCTTGATGCCCATATAATATTTCTAGTTGAGAAAATTGGTTCACAGCGTAAGTTCTAATCTTGTAGTCAGCACAAGCGGCAAAGAGCTGATCtgaatttttcttgaatgcAAGTGCTAGAATCTCACCCCTACGATCTTTAGTTGGAATAACCTTGACAGGTGCTAGGGATTCAGTACTCCATATTATTAGTTTACGGTCACGACCACCAGTCACTACGTATTTTCCATCTGGAGAAGCTGCAACAGTTAGAATTTCATCATAGTGACCTTCCGTCAcgttttcaaattcaaattttccttctggtatatatttctttccaCCTTTAA contains these protein-coding regions:
- the RRP9 gene encoding ribosomal RNA-processing protein RRP9 yields the protein MSIEYRKRQRPTEIIESTMAKSSAIENSKKRKRDVVEEVDEEITDPSSEEGESEDISNDEADEVEENLESDEEFEGENPADKRRRLAKQYLENLKAEAKDIGEALSSETDKQDGSTVIDDYNNFDARDLDRDIIASRLKQDVAEQQGRVYRWVSKKLLINESKCTFTRVGENNLTGLSCYQPPVNKFSHNETQNKSKGKIFAYTVSKDLQLTKYDVTDFNARPKKVKYVKGGKKYIPEGKFEFENVTEGHYDEILTVAASPDGKYVVTGGRDRKLIIWSTESLAPVKVIPTKDRRGEILALAFKKNSDQLFAACADYKIRTYAVNQFSQLEILYGHQDLVIDISALNMERCVTVGSRDRTAMLWKIADESRLTFRGGDDPERLRKKWLKNQEAESENNADAAQGDINLSNGSEKKEKPPQFYGEGSIDCISMIDDSHFVTGSDNGNICLWSIAKKKPLFTERVAHGIVPLTADTAISGEKNEEVRAAQLQDGTIAQPYWITSIYAVPYSDIFISGSWNGALKVWKISDNLRSFELLGELPNCKGVVTKIQSVESGKTGRETFRILASVSKEHRLGRWINKVPGARNGIFSAVIEQTGF